Genomic window (Capsicum annuum cultivar UCD-10X-F1 chromosome 10, UCD10Xv1.1, whole genome shotgun sequence):
NNNNNNNNNNNNNNNNNNNNNNNNNNNNNNNNNNNNNNNNNNNNNNNNNNNNNNNNNNNNNNNNNNNNNNNNNNNNNNNNNNNNNNNNNNNNNNNNNNNNNNNNNNNNNNNNNNNNNNNNNNNNNNNNNNNNNNNNNNNNNNNNNNNNNNNNNNNNNNNNNNNNNNNNNNNNNNNNNNNNNNNNNNNNNNNNNNNNNNNNNNNNNNNNNNNNNNNNNNNNNNNNNNNNNNNNNNNNNNNNNNNNNNNNNNNNNNNNNNNNNNNNNNNNNNNNNNNNNNNNNNNNNNNNNNNNNNNNNNNNNNNNNNNNNNNNNNNNNNNNNNNNNNNNNNNNNNNNNNNNNNNNNNNNNNNNNNNNNNNNNNNNNNNNNNNNNNNNNNNNNNNNNNNNNNNNNNNNNNNNNNNNNNNNNNNNNNNNNNNNNNNNNNNNNNNNNNNNNNNNNNNNNNNNNNNNNNNNNNNNNNNNNNNNNNNNNNNNNNNNNNNNNNNNNNNNNNNNNNNNNNNNNNNNNNNNNNNNNNNNNNNNNNNNNNNNNNNNNNNNNNNNNNNNNNNNNNNNNNNNNNNNNNNNNNNNNNNNNNNNNNNNNNNNNNNNNNNNNNNNNNNNNNNNNNNNNNNNNNNNNNNNNNNNNNNNNNNNNNNNNNNNNNNNNNNNNNNNNNNNNNNNNNNNNNNNNNNNNNNNNNNNNNNNNNNNNNNNNNNNNNNNNNNNNNNNNNNNNNNNNNNNNNNNNNNNNNNNNNNNNNNNNNNNNNNNNNNNNNNNNNNNNNNNNNNNNNNNNNNNNNNNNNNNNNNNNNNNNNNNNNNNNNNNNNNNNNNNNNNNNNNNNNNNNNNNNNNNNNNNNNNNNNNNNNNNNNNNNNNNNNNNNNNNNNNNNNNNNNNNNNNNNNNNNNNNNNNNNNNNNNNNNNNNNNNNNNNNNNNNNNNNNNNNNNNNNNNNNNNNNNNNNNNNNNNNNNNNNNNNNNNNNNNNNNNNNNNNNNNNNNNNNNNNNNNNNNNNNNNNNNNNNNNNNNNNNNNNNNNNNNNNNNNNNNNNNNNNNNNNNNNNNNNNNNNNNNNNNNNNNNNNNNNNNNNNNNNNNNNNNNNNNNNNNNNNNNNNNNNNNNNNNNNNNNNNNNNNNNNNNNNNNNNNNNNNNNNNNNNNNNNNNNNNNNNNNNNNNNNNNNNNNNNNNNNNNNNNNNNNNNNNNNNNNNNNNNNNNNNNNNNNNNNNNNNNNNNNAGAAAACTCAAAGAGTTTTAATTTTATTGGTAGCaactctcccatttcattatattcagagagttatgatcgtttgaagttgatcctgaaatactgaaaactggGCAACAGGCTATGCattttgctactattttgaaatccaaacgcagccttatgcgttcctaaaaattctgaaacttatccgagatgtactatgagcttgtcCGAttgtaacgcaacttgaaaatctaaaaacagaggttggaaaggttgaaaagttgtatctcAAAGATTTCCatctaaaatgactctaagtcctcattacacttagaaaaattttcaagtttttaagtctaagagcactctattaaaggctaatccatgcacgacttttatggggtgttacaaaggACCTACAGGGGTTTCTGCACCTCTAATGGTGCCAACGGTAGTTCCTATCCCACCACCAAGTGCCTCAAACCCAGATCTAAAGAGAGCGATACAGTTGTTTACACAGTTGGTTGCCGCTCAATCCCAAAGACAGAATGTGGATGCACCTGTTGCTACTTAGGGAGGGATAGCCAAATCTAAGATCAAAGATTTCCTCCGTATGAGTCCACCAGAATTCACAGGTTCTAAGCTTACAGAGGACCCTCAATAATTCATTGATAAGGCTTATAGAATTTGTAAGGTAATGCGGGTCTCAGATACAGATGCAGTTGAATTGGCAGCCCATCGACTGAAAGATATTGCTGTTGATTGGTATGAGATGTGGGTTGAATTGAGAGGTCAGGAAGCTCCTTCAGCGGTCTGGACAGAATTTACAGAAGCCTTCATGGATAACCTCAGGCcattagagcttagagaagcaaaaatagataaatttcTATCCTTAAAGCAGGGTAATCTTACTGTCAAGGAGTATTGTTTGTAGTTTACacagttatccaaatatgctctAGAGGTGGTTAGCACATAAGCAAACGGATGCATTGCTTTATGAATGGCCTTGCAAGTCCATTGAAAGCCCTTCTTTTTATTGCTGTTGTGAATAAAGATTTGGATATAGAAAGGATCACGGCAtgtgctcagcagatagaggaagaTCAGCGTAATCATAAAGTAGATAGTGAAAGAGAGCAGAGTAAGAGAGCTAGGACGACCATCCAGCATCAGGGAAACAATGGTGCTTACACTAGTAGAGGGCCACCTAGGCAAACCCAGTCAGCTATGCGCTTTAAATATAATGCTCCAACTTAGTTCTTGAGGCCCAGGTATGAGCAGAGTCAGAATTCTAGAGCACCATACTTATGACCTTAGAGGGGTACTAGACGAGGGTTACTACCTCGGTCTATGTGCAGGCAGAGTGGTCGACCACATAGAAAGGAGTGTTGGCGTGGTTCAAATACGTGTTACTGGTGTGGTATAGAGGGTTATATAGTACATGATTGTCCACATCTCAGAGGTAAAAGTAGAAGTGATCGATCACAGCCTTCAGGGTTTGCATCAGCTTTATCTTCATCAGTGTCTTCTTCTTCTCACGGTCCTCAGGCACTAGCAGGTAGAGGATCTGGTAACGGCAGAGGGCCTAGTTCAAGCACTGGTTCAAACCGTATATGTGCACTAACTGGTCGACAAGACTCAGAGGTATCTCCAGATGTATTCACAGGtaccttaattatttttttcacataaCGTATATGCCTTGATAGACCCATAATCTTTCTTGTCAAATGTTACCCCATTTATTGCTAAGACATTTGGAATGAAGCCAGAGTTTCTATGCGAACCATTTTTAGTATCTACTCCAGTAAGAGATTCTATTATAGCTAGACGGGTCTATTATGATTGTGTGGTGACAGTATATGGTCGTGCTACATTGGCTAATCTGATTGAACTTGAAATGGTCAACTTTGATGTCATTATGGGTATAGATTAGTTGTTCTTTTGTAATTCGACAGTTGATTGTCGAGCCAAAATAGCCTATTTCCACTTCCTAGGAAAGCcagtcctagagtggaggggtaattCTATGATGcctaaagagaggtttattttttttcttaaggcACGAAAGCTTATTGCAAAGGGGTGTTTATATAACTTTGTCCAAGTGAATGATATTGAGGCTGAAAAGCAGACACCAACTTTAAAATCTGTACCAGTGGTGAACGAGtactcagatgtgtttcctgatgaACTTCTTGGGTTATCTCCTATcagagaaattgattttggtcTTGATGTGGATCCTGGTACCCGACCGAtatcaattccaccttatagaatggcgcTTGCAGAATTAAGAGAGCTAAAAGAGTAGTTAAAAAACCTACTTGATAAAGGCTTTATTCGGCCCAGCATATCACCTTGGGGTGTACTAATATTTTTGGTGTGCAAAAAGGATGGCACATTgcaaatgtgtatagattataggcAGCTGAACAaagtgacaataaagaataagtaccctctccccccaatagataatttatttgatcaattttagggAGCTAAATGCTTTTCAAAGATCGATTTAAGGACCAGTTATCATCAATTAAGAATTTGTGAAGCAGATATCCCCATTACAACCTTTTAGACaagatatgggcattttgagtttcttatcatatcatttggactaacgaatgctctGGCAGCCTTCATGGACATGAAGAACAGGATTTTCAAACCTTTTCTTGATATGTacatgattgtatttatagatgatattttgatatattcacgTAATGAAGTTGAGCATGCATATCATTTGAGGTTAGTATTGCACATATTGAGAGAGCaccagttgtatgctaagttctctaagtgtgagttttggttgacctcagtagcctttcttggttATGTGGTATCTGAAGAAGGAGTTAGAGTGGATTTTCagaagatagaagctgtgaaaaattagcCTCGACCAACCACTCCTACTGAGGTACATAGTTTCTTGGGGCtagccggttactataggagatttgggGAGGGCTTTTCCACTATTTCTGCCCCATTGACCAAATTAACGCAAAAAATGGTTAAGtactagtggtcagattcttgtgaaagaatttttcaagagttgaaacatagattgacttttcaagagttgaaacataGATTGACTACTGCGCCAGTATTAGCCTTACCAAAGGGTACAAAAGGATATGTgatgtactgtgatgcttcaggtgttggacTGGGTTGCATCTTAATGCAGCATGGAAGAGTTATAGTATATGCTTCTCGATAATTAAAGAAACATGGAAAAAATATTCCACTCATGACCTAGAGCTTGCAGCTATAATATTCGCGCTTAAATATGATGCCATTATTTATATGTGGTATATGTTAATATCtatactaatcataagagtcttcaatatctATTCAAGCAGAAAGAGCTAAACTTGAGGCAAATAAGATGGCTAGAGTTACTGAAGGATTATGATGTCAATGTTCTCTATAATCCAGGTAAAGGTAACATTGTAGCTGATGATCTTAGtcgactatccatgggtagtctaGCACATCTGCCACCTGTTCAGAGACCTCACCTccatttttttggttttccatggATACCCACACCCTCGCCGAACATCACTCCTCCATCGGTATACACACACCACTATTGGGTGGAAATGATCAACACGCCATTAAGACACAAGGATTGAAACGAGAGTTAAAAATAAGAGAGATCATGAGATTGAGAGAACACAATGGAAAAAACGGAGAGAAATGTGAAAGAGATAGTGAAGAAACGGAGGGGGAAGAAAAGATAAAGCAGCTTCGGCCAAATATTCTGGCAAAATTTTTGCCGGAATCATTGTCTCATCTGGTAATCCGGCTACTATCTCCCCAAACTCGGAGAAGCTGCGAACAAAAAACAGCTTCGATTCCAGCAAATTTcagtggtttttttttttgtgttgaaattttttgttGGATTTAAATCTGTTCGGTTGCGATTCTCAATATTGATTTGTGTTTGGTCGCACTCGAGGTTCGAGTCGAGGTTTTGGTGCTGGCTCCATTTTATTCAATTGAGTGATATTTGATTGAAAGGGCCAttaaggttcatttcttatctcatTCTCGGTTAATTCtaattgtttgatatttttaCGTGTTAAATTGATAATGTGtggattttgtttttttgttgatttcGGTATATTTTGAATCACCGTGAGTGATTGTTGATATCGATTAGT
Coding sequences:
- the LOC124887697 gene encoding uncharacterized protein LOC124887697, which encodes MRVSDTDAVELAAHRLKDIAVDWYEMWVELRGQEAPSAVWTEFTEAFMDNLRPLELREAKIDKFLSLKQDLDIERITACAQQIEEDQRNHKVDSEREQSKRARTTIQHQGNNGAYTSRGPPRQTQQSGRPHRKECWRGSNTCYWCGIEGYIVHDCPHLRGKSRSDRSQPSGFASALSSSVSSSSHGPQALAGRGSGNGRGPSSSTGSNRICALTGRQDSEVSPDVFTVDCRAKIAYFHFLGKPVLEWRGNSMMPKERFIFFLKARKLIAKGCLYNFVQVNDIEAEKQTPTLKSVPVVNEYSDVFPDELLGLSPIREIDFGLDVDPGTRPISIPPYRMALAELRELKE